The Takifugu rubripes chromosome 3, fTakRub1.2, whole genome shotgun sequence genome contains a region encoding:
- the LOC115249219 gene encoding 6-phosphofructo-2-kinase/fructose-2,6-bisphosphatase-like, which yields MGCNLNCRRGSSVPQFCNSPTMIVMVGLPARGKTYISKKLTRYLNWIGVPTKMFNVGQYRREAVKIYENFEFFKPDNEGAMRIRKACAAAALKDVAAYFTKEQGQVAVFDATNTTRERRTIILTFAKERGYKVFFVESICDDPEIIAENIRQVKSGSPDYADRDVEEAMEDFIQRIECYKSSYMPIDDERDRKLSYIKIFNVGSRYLVNRVQDHIQSRIVYYLMNIHVTARSIYLSRHGESELNLLGRIGGDSGLSPRGQKYANALATFIQGQNIRDLKVWTSHMKRTIQTAQSLGVQYEQWKALNEIDAGVCEELTYEEIQENFPEEFALRDQDKYRYRYPKGESYEDLVHRLEPVIMELERQENVLVICHQAIMRCLLAYFLDKPADELPYLRCPLHTVLKLTPVAYGCKVEPFFLNIEAVNTHREKPVNVDINRNPEDALQTVPEHI from the exons ATGGGCTGCAACTTGAACTGCAGGAGAGGAT CATCAGTTCCTCAGTTCTGTAACTCTCCCACGATGATTGTGATGGTGGGCCTGCCAGCCCGAGGGAAGACCTACATCTCCAAGAAGCTCACCCGTTACCTGAACTGGATCGGCGTGCCCACAAAAA TGTTCAACGTGGGCCAGTACCGCCGGGAGGCCGTCAAGATCTACGAGAACTTTGAGTTCTTTAAACCTGATAACGAGGGGGCCATGAGGATCCGCAA GGCCTGTGCAGCTGCCGCCCTCAAAGACGTCGCCGCCTACTTCACCAAGGAGCAGGGACAAGTGGCT GTGTTCGATGCTACCAACACCACCCGAGAGAGGCGGACAATCATCCTCACCTTTGCAAAAGAGAGGGGCTACAAA GTTTTCTTTGTGGAATCAATCTGTGATGACCCGGAAATCATCGCAGAGAACATCAGG caAGTTAAATCTGGGAGTCCGGATTACGCAGATCGCGACGTTGAGGAGGCCATGGAGGATTTCATCCAGCGGATCGAGTGCTATAAATCCAGCTACATGCCTATAGATGATGAGAGAGACAG GAAGCTCTCCTACATCAAGATCTTCAATGTGGGCAGCAGATACCTGGTGAACCGAGTGCAGGACCACATTCAAAGCAGGATCGTTTACTACCTCATGAACATCCACGTCACCGCCAGGTCCATCTACCTGAGCCGCCACGGAGAGAGCGAGCTCAACCTGTTGGGCCGCATTGGTGGAGACTCGGGCCTCTCGCCTCGTGGACagaag TATGCAAATGCCTTGGCGACCTTCATCCAAGGTCAGAACATCCGTGACCTGAAGGTGTGGACGAGCCACATGAAGAGGACCATCCAAACTGCACAGTCTCTGGGAGTTCAGTACGAACAGTGGAAGGCCCTCAATGAGATCGATGCT GGCGTTTGTGAAGAACTGACCTACGAGGAGATTCAGGAGAACTTCCCAGAAGAGTTTGCACTGAGAGACCAGGACAAGTATCGTTACCGTTACCCCAAAGGGGAG TCTTATGAGGACCTCGTCCATCGTCTGGAGCCAGTGATCATGGAGCTGGAAAGGCAGGAAAACGTGCTGGTTATCTGCCACCAGGCTATCATGCGCTGCCTGCTGGCCTACTTCCTGGACAAGCCTGCAG ATGAGCTGCCTTACCTGCGGTGCCCCCTTCACACAGTGCTCAAACTAACACCGGTGGCATATG GCTGTAAGGTTGAGCCATTTTTCCTCAATATTGAAGccgtgaacacacacagagaaaagccaGTG AATGTTGACATAAATAGAAACCCTGAAGACGCCCTCCAGACGGTTCCGGAGCACATCTGA